A stretch of DNA from Clostridium sp. JN-9:
GAGAACATGCAGCAGTGTATATGAATTAAATCCCGATAATATTACAATACATGGATTATCAATTAAAAGAGCATCAAGATTATATGAAGAAATAATTAATAAAAAAAATTACAGCATTGCAGAACATGAAGATCTTATTAAGATGTATAATAGAACTACACTTCTTGCCAGGGACCTTAAAATGAAGCCTTACTATATGTACAGGCAAAAAAATATGGTTGGAAATATGGAGAATATAGGATACTGCAAAGAAGGCAAAGAGGGAATTTACAATATACAGATGATTGAGGATAAACAGACAATAATTGCCTGTGGAGCTGATGCAGTAACTAAGGCTGTATATAGCAGCAGCGGTAAAATAGAAAGGACTACTAATGTTAAAGATTTAAGAGAATACATAAAAAGAGTAGAAGAAATGATAAACAAAAAAATAGAGTTATTAAATAATATATATTAGTTTTAGGAGGTAAAATCATGCTTGTACAAGCGCCAAAAGGGACAAAAGATTTACTGCCGGAGAATTCTTACAAATGGCATTATATTGAGAATATCTGCAGAAACTTAGCTGAAGCATATGGCTGCAGAGAAATCAGAACCCCGGTATTTGAATATACAGAATTATTTCAAAGAGGTGTAGGAGAAACCACCGATGTAGTTCAAAAGGAAATGTATACATTTAATGATAAGGGTGGAAGAAGTATAACATTGAAGCCAGAGGGCACATCACCAGCAGTGAGAGCCTTTGTGGAAAATAGTTTATATAATGAGGTACAGCCAACAAAGATGTACTATTTTACACCTGTTATGAGATATGAAAATGTTCAAAAGGGCAGGCTTAGACAGCATCATCAGTTTGGAGTTGAAGTATTTGGCTCCAGTGAAGCTTCATTGGATGCTGAAGTTATCAGCATTGCTATGGGAGTATATAAGAGGCTTGGCATTAATGACCTGCAGTTAAACATTAACAGTATTGGATGCCCAAAGTGCAGAAAAAAATATAATGAAGCATTAAAGAAATATCTGGAGAAGTATTATGATGAATTATGCAGTACTTGTAAAACAAGATTTGACAAAAACCCAATGAGAATTCTTGACTGCAAAGTACAACATGATAAAGAAATTGTTAAAGATGCTCCAGTTATATTAGATTATATTTGTGATGACTGCAAAGAACATTTTGAAGAGCTTCAAAAGTACCTAAAGATAATGAATATTGATTATAAAGTTGATCCCTTAATAGTGAGAGGGCTTGATTATTACAGCAAAACAGTCTTTGAAATAATTAATAAAGGCATAACATTGTGCGGCGGAGGAAGGTATGATTACCTCATAGAAGAAGTAGGAGGACCATCTATGCCGGCAGTTGGCTTTGGAATGGGAATTGAAAGAGCATTACTGACACTAGAGGAAAATGGAATAGAAATAGCAAAACCAGGTTATATTGATTTATATGTTGGTTCCATGGGACAGGAGTCAAAAGCTGAAGCAGTTAAACTTATATATAAACTGCGTCAGAAATCCATAAGCTGTGAATGCGATCACATGGGAAGAAGCGTTAAAGCTCAAATGAAATATGCAAATAAAATAGGCGCTGCATATACCATTATTTTAGGTGAAGATGAGCTGACTACTAGAAAAGCCAAGCTTAAAGATATGAGTGATGGAAAGCAGATAGATATAAATTTAGATGATGAAATAGCTAATTTAATTAAGAAATAAGTTTGGAGGATAAAAAAATGGGAGAAGCATTAGGCGGATTGAAAAGAACCAACATGTGCGGTGAACTTAGAGAAGAAAATATTGATTCCAAAGTTACTGTTATGGGATGGGTTCAAAGAAAAAGAAATCTTGGAGGTTTGATATTTGTTGATTTAAGAGATAGAACAGGCATTTTGCAGGTTGTATTTGGCGATAAAATTAACAGTGAAGCATTTAAAAAAGCAGATGATATAAGATCTGAATACTGTATTGCAGCTACTGGAGTTATTGTAAAGAGAGAATCACCAAATAAGGATTTACCAACAGGTATGGTGGAATTAAAAGGAGAAAGTATTAAAATACTTTCGGAAAGTGAAACACCACCTATATACATAAAAGAAAATTTAGATGCATCAGAAAATATAAGATTAAAATACAGATATCTGGATTTAAGAAGACCGGATATGCAGAGAATATTTATGATAAGACATAAAACTGCAAAGGTTGTAAGAAACTTCTTAGATGAAAATGGGTTTTTAGAGATAGAAACTCCTATGCTTACAAAGAGTACACCAGAAGGTGCAAGAGACTACCTTGTACCAAGCAGAAATTATCCAGGAATGTTTTATGCACTGCCTCAGTCACCTCAATTATTTAAGCAGCTGCTTATGGTATCTGGTTTTGATAAATATTTTCAGATTGTAAGATGCTTTAGAGATGAAGATTTAAGAGCAAACAGACAGCCGGAATTTACCCAGATAGATATGGAATTGTCTTTTGTGGATGCAGAAGATGTTATGTCTATAAATGAGAAATTAATAAAGAAAGTATTTAAGGAAATTGCCGACGTGGATGTAAAGCTTCCTATAGAAAGAATGCCATACAAAACAGCCATGGAGAAATATGGTTCAGACAAACCTGATCTGAGATTTGGTATGGAAATAAATGATATTAGTGATGTGGTAAAAGACATAGACTTTAATGTTTTCAAATCAGCTATAGATAATGGAGGCTCAGTAAGAGCTATTGTGGCTCCAAATTGCGCAGCCATGGGCAGAAAACAGATAGATAAGCTAGTGGAGTTTGTAAAAACATTTAAAGCAAAGGGACTTGTTTGGATAGCCTGCAGAGACAATGAAATTAAATCATCTGTTTCAAAATTTGTTAATGA
This window harbors:
- the aspS gene encoding aspartate--tRNA ligase; amino-acid sequence: MGEALGGLKRTNMCGELREENIDSKVTVMGWVQRKRNLGGLIFVDLRDRTGILQVVFGDKINSEAFKKADDIRSEYCIAATGVIVKRESPNKDLPTGMVELKGESIKILSESETPPIYIKENLDASENIRLKYRYLDLRRPDMQRIFMIRHKTAKVVRNFLDENGFLEIETPMLTKSTPEGARDYLVPSRNYPGMFYALPQSPQLFKQLLMVSGFDKYFQIVRCFRDEDLRANRQPEFTQIDMELSFVDAEDVMSINEKLIKKVFKEIADVDVKLPIERMPYKTAMEKYGSDKPDLRFGMEINDISDVVKDIDFNVFKSAIDNGGSVRAIVAPNCAAMGRKQIDKLVEFVKTFKAKGLVWIACRDNEIKSSVSKFVNEDQTKAIINKLNAKKGDLILIAAGKNSVVFQSLGALRIHMAKELNLLENNKDFRFVWVTEFPLLSYNEEEGRYQAEHHPFTMPMDEDIQYLDSDPGRVRAKAYDIVLNGEELGGGSIRIHDTKLQEKMFNVLGFTKESAWERFGFLMEAFKFGPPPHGGLAYGFDRMIMFLAGTENIKDVIAFPKNQNAFCPLTEAPNAVDEAQLRDLGISTKKQAIK
- the hisS gene encoding histidine--tRNA ligase produces the protein MLVQAPKGTKDLLPENSYKWHYIENICRNLAEAYGCREIRTPVFEYTELFQRGVGETTDVVQKEMYTFNDKGGRSITLKPEGTSPAVRAFVENSLYNEVQPTKMYYFTPVMRYENVQKGRLRQHHQFGVEVFGSSEASLDAEVISIAMGVYKRLGINDLQLNINSIGCPKCRKKYNEALKKYLEKYYDELCSTCKTRFDKNPMRILDCKVQHDKEIVKDAPVILDYICDDCKEHFEELQKYLKIMNIDYKVDPLIVRGLDYYSKTVFEIINKGITLCGGGRYDYLIEEVGGPSMPAVGFGMGIERALLTLEENGIEIAKPGYIDLYVGSMGQESKAEAVKLIYKLRQKSISCECDHMGRSVKAQMKYANKIGAAYTIILGEDELTTRKAKLKDMSDGKQIDINLDDEIANLIKK